In Tepidimonas taiwanensis, the following are encoded in one genomic region:
- a CDS encoding MFS transporter has protein sequence MAAAAPLSFRPAALPAQPRLIVAVGIAAALHVGKLPPVIPLLTRELGLTLVQAGFLLSMIQVAGMAAGALFGQLADRLGPRRVMMAGLLLLASGSALGALADAAPVLLATRAVEGIGFLMTVLPAPGLLRRAVPLRPLLDRALGWWGAYMPIGAATGLLLAPLGYATIGWRPTWALLAALAVGGALAVRARVAPDEHRPDVGHAALAAAWRGLRTTLSAPGPWLVAAAFLMYSGQWLAVVGFLPTIYTEAGWPAARVGWASALAAGINLTGNIAAGRLLARGVAPRTLLWGGYGAMAVGAIGTFTGGGALAYGAVLVFSALGGLVPGTLFALAVRLAPGPQTVSTTVGWVQQLSSLGQFVGPPLVAWLASRLGGWHGTWVVNVACCGVGAALAVALQRRMGLHDRPPPQRMEGR, from the coding sequence ATGGCCGCGGCTGCACCTCTGTCCTTCCGCCCGGCGGCGCTGCCGGCGCAGCCGCGGCTGATCGTCGCGGTCGGCATCGCGGCGGCGCTGCACGTGGGCAAGCTCCCCCCGGTCATCCCGCTCCTGACGCGCGAGCTCGGGCTGACGCTGGTGCAGGCGGGTTTTCTGCTGTCGATGATCCAGGTCGCCGGGATGGCGGCGGGCGCGCTGTTCGGCCAGCTCGCCGACCGGCTCGGGCCGCGGCGCGTGATGATGGCGGGGTTGCTGCTGCTGGCCAGCGGCAGTGCGCTCGGGGCGTTGGCGGATGCTGCGCCGGTGCTCCTCGCGACCCGGGCGGTGGAAGGGATCGGCTTTCTGATGACGGTGCTGCCGGCGCCGGGCCTGCTGCGCCGCGCGGTGCCGCTGCGCCCGCTGCTCGACCGGGCACTGGGCTGGTGGGGGGCGTACATGCCGATCGGCGCCGCAACCGGGCTGCTGCTCGCGCCGCTCGGCTACGCTACCATCGGCTGGCGGCCGACATGGGCGCTGCTGGCCGCGCTCGCGGTCGGTGGCGCGCTGGCGGTACGAGCCCGGGTCGCGCCGGATGAACATAGGCCGGACGTTGGCCATGCGGCGCTCGCCGCGGCGTGGCGCGGGTTGCGCACGACGCTGTCGGCGCCGGGGCCGTGGCTGGTGGCCGCGGCGTTTCTGATGTACTCCGGGCAGTGGCTGGCGGTGGTCGGCTTCCTGCCCACAATTTACACCGAGGCGGGCTGGCCGGCCGCCCGGGTGGGGTGGGCCAGCGCGCTCGCTGCCGGCATCAACCTCACGGGCAACATCGCCGCCGGCCGCCTGCTCGCGCGCGGGGTGGCGCCGCGCACGCTGCTGTGGGGCGGGTATGGGGCGATGGCGGTCGGCGCCATCGGGACGTTCACCGGCGGCGGCGCGCTGGCGTATGGGGCGGTGCTCGTCTTTTCGGCGCTCGGCGGGCTGGTGCCCGGGACGCTGTTTGCGCTGGCGGTGCGGTTGGCGCCGGGGCCGCAAACCGTCTCGACGACCGTGGGCTGGGTCCAGCAGCTTTCCTCCCTTGGTCAGTTCGTGGGCCCGCCGCTGGTCGCATGGCTCGCGTCCCGCCTCGGGGGCTGGCACGGGACGTGGGTGGTCAACGTGGCGTGCTGCGGGGTGGGGGCGGCGCTGGCGGTTGCGCTGCAGCGCCGCATGGGGCTGCACGACCGTCCGCCGCCGCAACGGATGGAGGGCCGGTGA
- a CDS encoding glutamate synthase subunit beta, producing the protein MGKITGFMEYERVEEGYQPPAERIKHYREFVIGLDDAQAKVQGARCMDCGTPFCNNGCPVNNIIPDFNDLVYRGDWKGAIQVLHSTNNFPEFTGRICPAPCEAACVLNINDDPVGIKSIEHAIADRAWKEGWVRPQPPAVKTGKKVAVVGSGPSGLAAAQQLARAGHDVTVFEKNDRIGGLLRYGIPDFKMEKWLIDRRVEQMQAEGVTFRTRVLVGALPDGCKVTNDAREVVTPQELLAAFDAVLLCGGAEQPRDLPVPGRELDGIHFAMEFLPQQNKVNAGDKLKKQITATGKHVIVIGGGDTGSDCVGTSNRHGAASVTQFEVMPQPPAQENKPLTWPYWPLKLRTSTSHEEGCQREFAIATKEFVGKNGKVTAVRTVHVEMKDGKLVEIPGTEKEYKADLVLLAMGFVSPIGTVLDAFGVEKDARGNAKAHTEPVGGYATNVPKVFAAGDMRRGQSLVVWAIREGRQAARAVDEFLMGASVLPR; encoded by the coding sequence ATGGGAAAGATCACCGGCTTCATGGAATACGAGCGCGTCGAGGAGGGCTACCAGCCCCCGGCCGAGCGCATCAAGCACTACCGCGAGTTCGTCATCGGGCTCGACGACGCGCAGGCCAAGGTGCAGGGCGCGCGCTGCATGGACTGCGGCACGCCGTTTTGCAACAACGGCTGCCCGGTCAACAACATCATCCCGGACTTCAACGACCTGGTGTACCGGGGTGACTGGAAGGGGGCGATCCAGGTGCTGCACAGCACCAACAACTTCCCCGAGTTCACCGGCCGCATCTGCCCCGCGCCGTGCGAGGCGGCGTGTGTGCTCAACATCAACGACGACCCGGTGGGCATCAAGTCGATCGAGCACGCCATCGCCGACCGCGCGTGGAAGGAGGGTTGGGTCCGGCCGCAGCCACCGGCCGTCAAGACGGGCAAGAAGGTCGCGGTGGTCGGCTCCGGCCCGTCGGGGCTGGCGGCCGCGCAGCAGCTCGCCCGCGCCGGGCACGACGTGACGGTGTTCGAGAAGAACGACCGCATCGGCGGCCTGCTGCGCTACGGCATCCCAGACTTCAAGATGGAGAAGTGGCTGATCGACCGCCGCGTCGAGCAGATGCAGGCCGAGGGGGTGACCTTCCGTACGCGCGTGCTGGTGGGGGCGCTGCCCGACGGTTGCAAGGTGACCAACGACGCGCGCGAGGTCGTGACGCCGCAGGAGCTGCTGGCGGCGTTCGACGCCGTGCTGCTGTGCGGCGGCGCCGAGCAGCCGCGCGACCTGCCGGTACCGGGGCGCGAGCTCGACGGTATCCACTTCGCGATGGAGTTCCTGCCGCAGCAGAACAAGGTCAACGCCGGCGACAAGCTCAAGAAGCAGATCACCGCGACCGGCAAGCACGTCATCGTCATCGGCGGCGGCGATACGGGCAGCGACTGCGTGGGCACGAGCAACCGGCACGGCGCGGCGAGCGTCACACAGTTCGAGGTCATGCCGCAGCCGCCGGCGCAGGAGAACAAGCCGCTGACCTGGCCGTACTGGCCGCTCAAGCTGCGCACCAGCACCAGCCACGAGGAGGGCTGCCAGCGCGAGTTTGCGATCGCGACCAAGGAGTTCGTCGGCAAGAACGGCAAGGTCACCGCGGTGCGCACCGTGCACGTCGAGATGAAGGACGGCAAGCTCGTCGAGATCCCGGGCACCGAGAAGGAGTACAAGGCCGACCTCGTGCTGCTGGCGATGGGCTTCGTGTCGCCGATCGGGACCGTGCTGGACGCCTTCGGCGTCGAGAAGGACGCGCGCGGCAACGCCAAGGCGCACACGGAGCCGGTCGGCGGCTACGCGACCAACGTGCCCAAGGTGTTCGCGGCGGGCGACATGCGGCGCGGCCAGTCGCTGGTCGTGTGGGCCATCCGCGAGGGCCGGCAGGCGGCACGCGCCGTGGACGAGTTCCTGATGGGCGCGTCGGTGTTGCCGCGCTGA
- a CDS encoding glutamate synthase-related protein → MTAIPNTVAAKRGLYDPAQEHDACGVGFVAHIKGVKSHEIVTQALKILENLDHRGAVGADPLMGDGAGILLQIPDQLYREEMAKQGVTLPPPGEYGVGMIFLPKEHASRLACEQELERAIKAEGQVLLGWRDVPVNKAMPMSPAVRKTEPIIRQVFIGRGSDVIVQDALERKLYVIRKTASAAIQRLQLTHSKEYYVPSMSSRTVVYKGLLLANQVGEYYLDLQDPRCVSALGLVHQRFSTNTFPEWPLAHPYRYIAHNGEINTVKGNYNWMRAREGVMSSPVLGEDLKKLYPISFAGQSDTATFDNCLELLTMAGYPLAQAVMMMIPEPWEQHTLMDERRRAFYEYHAAMLEPWDGPAAIVFTDGRQIGATLDRNGLRPARYCVTDDDMVIMASESGVLPVPESKIVRKWRLQPGKMFLIDLEQGRLIDDEEVKATLANARPYKQWIEYLRIRLDDVERPVAGDDEASVRTVADESAHAALEHVDARLLDLQQAFGYTQEDIKFLMAPMAQNGEEGVGSMGNDSPLPVLSDRPKPLYNYFKQLFAQVTNPPIDPIREAIVMSLVSFIGPRPNLLDINQVNPPMRLEVSQPVLNHADMAKLRDIERRTGGKFKSSTLDITYPVAWGKEGVEAKLASLCAEAVDAIKSGSNILIISDRGVNRERVAVPALLALSAVHQHLVREGLRTATGLVVETGSAREVHHFAVLAGYGAEAVHPYLALDTLKAIHKDLPGELSADKAIANYIKAVGKGLSKIMSKMGVSTYMSYCGAQLFEAVGINSATIEKYFTGTASRVEGIGVFEIAEEAIRLHQRAFGNDPLLADMLDVGGEYAWRARGEEHMWTPDAIAKLQHATRAGNYATYKEYAQIINDQSRRHMTLRGLFEFKVDPSKAIPIEEVEPASEIVKRFATGAMSLGSISTEAHTTLAIAMNRIGGKSNTGEGGEDPARYRNELKGIPIRKGETVGSIIGHDKVEVDYELQDGDSLRSRIKQVASGRFGVTAEYLVSADQIQIKMAQGAKPGEGGQLPGSKVSPYIGYLRYSVPGVGLISPPPHHDIYSIEDLAQLIHDLKNVNPRADISVKLVSEVGVGTIAAGVAKAKADHVVIAGHDGGTGASPWSSIKHAGSPWEIGLAETQQTLVLNRLRGRIRVQVDGQIKTGRDVVIGALLGADEFGFATAPLVVEGCIMMRKCHLNTCPVGVATQDPVLRRKFAGKPEHVVNYFFFVAEEVRAIMAQLGIRKFDDLIGRTDLLDMKKGIEHWKAKGLDYSRLLHQPAMPADVARRHVEVQDHGLDKALDVKLIEKARPAIERGEKVHFIESVRNVNRTVGAMLSGEVTRHHPEGLPDDTIRIQMEGTGGQSFGAFLCKGITLYLIGDANDYTGKGLSGGRIVVRPSIDFRGDAGDNIIVGNTVLYGATRGEAFFRGVAGERFAVRLSGATAVVEGTGDHGCEYMTGGTVVVLGKTGRNFAAGMSGGVAYVYDEDGLFAKRCNTAMVALERVVSAAEQEATVDRAIWHRGMTDEAQLRQLLEEHHRWTGSTKARALLDDWATARTRFVKVFPHEYKRALAENAAKGTPAAEPAPAKPAAKARKTATA, encoded by the coding sequence GTGACCGCTATCCCCAATACCGTTGCCGCGAAACGCGGCCTGTACGACCCCGCGCAGGAGCACGACGCGTGCGGCGTCGGCTTCGTCGCCCACATCAAGGGTGTCAAGAGCCACGAGATCGTCACCCAGGCGCTCAAGATTCTGGAAAACCTCGACCACCGCGGTGCGGTGGGGGCCGACCCGCTGATGGGCGACGGCGCCGGGATCCTGCTGCAGATCCCCGATCAGCTCTACCGTGAGGAAATGGCCAAGCAGGGCGTGACGCTGCCGCCGCCCGGCGAATATGGCGTCGGCATGATCTTCCTGCCCAAGGAGCACGCGTCGCGGCTGGCGTGTGAGCAGGAACTGGAGCGCGCGATCAAGGCCGAGGGGCAGGTGCTGCTGGGCTGGCGCGACGTGCCGGTCAACAAGGCGATGCCGATGTCGCCCGCGGTGCGCAAGACCGAGCCGATCATCCGCCAGGTCTTCATCGGCCGCGGCAGCGACGTGATCGTGCAGGACGCGCTGGAGCGCAAGCTCTACGTGATCCGCAAGACCGCCAGCGCCGCCATCCAGCGCCTGCAGCTGACGCACAGCAAGGAGTACTACGTGCCCAGCATGAGCAGCCGCACCGTGGTGTACAAGGGGCTGCTGCTGGCCAACCAGGTCGGGGAGTACTACCTCGACCTGCAGGATCCGCGCTGCGTCTCGGCGCTGGGGCTGGTGCACCAGCGCTTCTCGACCAACACCTTCCCCGAGTGGCCGCTGGCACACCCGTACCGCTATATCGCGCACAACGGGGAGATCAACACCGTCAAGGGCAACTACAACTGGATGCGCGCACGCGAGGGGGTGATGAGCTCGCCGGTGCTGGGCGAGGACCTCAAGAAGCTCTACCCGATCAGCTTCGCCGGCCAGTCCGACACCGCGACGTTCGACAACTGCCTGGAGCTGCTGACGATGGCGGGCTATCCGCTGGCGCAGGCGGTGATGATGATGATCCCCGAGCCGTGGGAGCAGCACACGCTGATGGACGAGCGCCGGCGCGCGTTCTACGAGTACCACGCCGCGATGCTGGAGCCGTGGGACGGCCCGGCGGCGATCGTCTTCACCGACGGGCGGCAGATCGGCGCGACGCTGGACCGCAACGGGCTGCGTCCGGCGCGCTACTGCGTTACCGATGACGACATGGTCATCATGGCGTCGGAGTCCGGCGTGCTGCCGGTGCCCGAGAGCAAGATCGTGCGCAAGTGGCGCCTGCAGCCGGGCAAGATGTTCCTGATCGACCTGGAGCAGGGGCGCCTGATCGACGACGAGGAGGTCAAGGCGACGCTGGCCAACGCCCGGCCGTACAAGCAGTGGATCGAGTACCTGCGCATCCGGCTCGACGACGTCGAGCGCCCGGTGGCCGGTGACGATGAGGCGAGCGTGCGCACGGTGGCCGACGAATCGGCGCACGCGGCGCTGGAGCACGTCGATGCGCGGCTGTTGGACCTGCAGCAGGCCTTTGGCTACACGCAGGAGGACATCAAGTTCCTGATGGCGCCGATGGCGCAAAATGGCGAGGAGGGCGTCGGCTCGATGGGCAACGACAGCCCGCTGCCGGTGCTGTCGGATCGGCCCAAGCCGCTGTACAACTACTTCAAGCAGCTCTTCGCGCAGGTGACCAACCCGCCGATCGACCCGATCCGCGAGGCGATCGTGATGTCGCTGGTGTCGTTCATCGGCCCGCGCCCGAACCTGCTCGACATCAACCAGGTCAACCCGCCGATGCGGCTGGAGGTGAGCCAGCCCGTGCTCAACCACGCCGACATGGCCAAGCTGCGCGACATCGAGCGCCGCACCGGGGGCAAGTTCAAGAGCAGCACGCTCGACATCACCTACCCCGTCGCCTGGGGCAAGGAAGGGGTCGAGGCCAAGCTCGCCTCGCTGTGCGCCGAGGCGGTGGACGCGATCAAGAGCGGCAGCAACATCCTCATCATCAGCGATCGCGGCGTCAACCGCGAGCGCGTGGCCGTGCCGGCGCTGCTGGCGCTGTCGGCGGTGCACCAGCACCTGGTGCGCGAGGGGCTGCGCACAGCGACCGGCCTGGTCGTCGAGACCGGCAGCGCGCGCGAGGTGCACCACTTCGCCGTGCTCGCGGGCTACGGGGCCGAGGCCGTGCACCCGTACCTGGCGCTCGACACGCTCAAAGCCATCCACAAGGACCTGCCGGGCGAGCTGTCGGCCGACAAGGCGATCGCCAATTACATCAAGGCGGTGGGCAAGGGCCTGTCCAAGATCATGTCCAAGATGGGCGTGTCCACCTACATGAGCTACTGCGGCGCGCAGCTGTTCGAGGCGGTGGGCATCAACAGCGCGACGATCGAGAAGTACTTCACGGGCACCGCCAGCCGCGTCGAGGGCATCGGCGTGTTCGAAATTGCCGAGGAGGCGATCCGCCTGCACCAGCGCGCGTTCGGCAACGACCCGCTGCTGGCCGACATGCTCGACGTCGGGGGCGAGTACGCCTGGCGCGCGCGCGGTGAGGAACACATGTGGACGCCGGACGCGATTGCCAAGCTGCAGCACGCCACGCGCGCCGGCAACTACGCCACCTACAAGGAGTACGCGCAGATCATCAACGACCAGAGCCGTCGCCACATGACGCTGCGCGGCCTGTTCGAGTTCAAGGTCGACCCGAGCAAGGCCATCCCGATCGAGGAGGTCGAGCCGGCCAGCGAGATCGTCAAGCGCTTCGCCACCGGCGCGATGTCGCTCGGGTCGATCTCGACCGAAGCGCACACGACGCTGGCGATCGCGATGAACCGCATCGGGGGCAAGAGCAACACCGGTGAAGGCGGCGAGGACCCGGCGCGCTACCGCAACGAGCTCAAGGGCATCCCGATCCGCAAGGGCGAGACGGTGGGCTCGATCATCGGTCACGACAAGGTCGAGGTCGACTATGAGCTGCAGGACGGCGACAGCCTGCGCTCGCGCATCAAGCAGGTGGCCTCCGGGCGCTTTGGCGTGACGGCGGAATACCTGGTGAGCGCCGACCAGATCCAGATCAAGATGGCGCAAGGGGCCAAGCCCGGTGAGGGCGGCCAGCTGCCCGGCAGCAAGGTGTCGCCCTACATCGGCTATCTGCGCTACTCGGTGCCGGGCGTGGGCCTGATCAGCCCGCCGCCGCACCACGACATCTATTCGATCGAGGACCTGGCGCAGCTGATCCACGACCTGAAGAACGTCAACCCGCGCGCCGATATTTCGGTCAAGCTCGTCTCGGAAGTCGGCGTCGGCACGATCGCCGCCGGCGTGGCCAAGGCCAAGGCCGACCACGTGGTGATCGCCGGGCACGACGGCGGCACCGGCGCGTCGCCGTGGTCGTCGATCAAGCACGCCGGCAGCCCGTGGGAGATCGGCTTGGCCGAAACCCAGCAGACGCTGGTGCTCAACCGGCTGCGCGGACGCATCCGCGTGCAGGTGGACGGCCAGATCAAGACCGGCCGCGACGTCGTCATCGGCGCGCTGCTGGGCGCGGACGAGTTCGGCTTTGCCACGGCGCCGCTGGTCGTCGAGGGCTGCATCATGATGCGCAAGTGCCACCTCAACACCTGTCCGGTGGGCGTGGCGACGCAGGACCCGGTGCTGCGCCGGAAATTTGCCGGCAAGCCCGAGCACGTCGTCAACTACTTCTTCTTCGTCGCGGAGGAGGTGCGCGCGATCATGGCGCAGCTGGGCATCCGCAAGTTCGACGACCTGATCGGCCGCACCGACCTGCTCGACATGAAGAAGGGCATCGAGCACTGGAAGGCCAAGGGACTGGACTACAGCCGGTTGCTGCACCAGCCGGCCATGCCCGCCGATGTGGCACGCCGCCACGTCGAGGTGCAGGACCACGGGCTGGACAAGGCGCTGGACGTCAAGCTGATCGAAAAGGCGCGCCCGGCGATCGAGCGGGGCGAGAAGGTGCACTTCATCGAGAGTGTGCGCAACGTCAACCGCACCGTCGGGGCCATGCTGTCCGGCGAGGTCACGCGCCACCACCCCGAGGGGCTGCCGGACGACACCATCCGTATCCAGATGGAGGGCACCGGCGGCCAGTCGTTCGGCGCGTTCCTGTGCAAGGGCATCACGCTGTACCTGATCGGGGATGCCAACGACTACACCGGCAAGGGTCTGTCGGGCGGGCGCATCGTCGTGCGGCCCAGCATCGACTTCCGTGGCGACGCCGGCGACAACATCATCGTCGGCAACACGGTGCTCTACGGCGCCACGCGCGGCGAGGCGTTTTTCCGTGGCGTGGCGGGCGAGCGCTTTGCGGTGCGGCTCTCCGGCGCGACGGCGGTGGTCGAGGGCACGGGCGACCACGGCTGCGAGTACATGACGGGCGGCACCGTGGTGGTGCTCGGCAAGACCGGGCGCAACTTCGCCGCCGGCATGAGCGGTGGGGTGGCCTACGTCTACGACGAGGACGGGCTGTTCGCCAAGCGCTGCAACACGGCGATGGTGGCGCTGGAGCGCGTCGTCTCCGCCGCGGAGCAGGAGGCGACCGTGGACCGCGCGATCTGGCACCGCGGCATGACCGACGAGGCGCAGCTGCGCCAGCTGCTGGAGGAGCACCACCGCTGGACCGGCTCGACCAAGGCGCGCGCGCTGCTGGACGACTGGGCCACCGCCCGTACGCGCTTCGTGAAGGTCTTCCCGCACGAGTACAAGCGCGCGCTGGCCGAAAACGCCGCCAAGGGGACCCCCGCGGCCGAGCCCGCGCCGGCCAAGCCCGCCGCCAAGGCGCGCAAGACCGCCACCGCCTGA
- a CDS encoding deoxyguanosinetriphosphate triphosphohydrolase, which produces MLAPYACDPDRSRGRRHPEPPAPTRNAFQRDRDRVIHCTAFRRLVYKTQVFLNHEGDLFRTRLTHSLEVAQLGRSIARPLGLHEDLVEAIALAHDLGHTPFGHAGQDALNACLHEDTGPAAQEPRGEAEPHGGFEHNLQSLRVVDELEERYPAFDGLNLCFETREGILKHCSRANAQWLEAREPGGVGHRFLTGRSPSLEAQLANVADEIAYNAHDIDDGVRSGLLTLEQLEAVPLFETFRREALAEHPALRGRRLLYEAIRRMLSAQVYDVIDATRRALRDAGVQTLEDVCASPPLLGFSGGMRAASAELKRFLMTHLYRHPQVMETTGRARRVVADLYRAYCGDPALLPPGARRAGLSLRRQVADYIAGMTDRYAIREHERLTGERLFA; this is translated from the coding sequence ATGCTGGCGCCGTACGCGTGCGATCCCGACCGCAGCCGGGGGCGCCGGCACCCGGAGCCGCCCGCCCCGACGCGCAATGCGTTTCAGCGCGACCGCGACCGGGTGATCCACTGCACGGCGTTCCGGCGCCTCGTGTACAAGACCCAGGTCTTCCTGAACCATGAGGGGGACTTGTTCCGCACCCGCCTGACGCACTCGCTCGAGGTCGCGCAGCTCGGGCGCAGCATCGCGCGGCCGCTCGGCCTGCACGAGGACCTGGTGGAGGCGATCGCGCTCGCGCACGACCTCGGGCACACGCCGTTCGGGCACGCGGGGCAGGACGCGCTCAACGCCTGTCTGCACGAGGACACCGGCCCGGCGGCGCAGGAGCCCCGCGGCGAGGCGGAGCCGCACGGCGGTTTCGAGCACAACCTGCAGAGCCTGCGGGTCGTCGACGAGCTGGAGGAGCGCTACCCCGCGTTCGACGGGCTCAACCTGTGCTTCGAGACGCGCGAGGGGATTCTGAAACACTGCTCCCGCGCCAACGCCCAGTGGCTCGAGGCGCGCGAGCCCGGTGGTGTTGGCCATCGGTTTCTGACGGGCCGCTCGCCGTCGCTGGAGGCGCAGCTCGCCAACGTGGCCGACGAGATCGCCTACAACGCGCACGATATCGACGACGGCGTGCGCAGCGGTCTGCTGACGCTGGAACAGCTCGAGGCGGTGCCGCTGTTCGAGACCTTTCGCCGCGAGGCGCTCGCCGAACACCCGGCGCTGCGCGGGCGGCGCCTGTTGTACGAAGCCATCCGCCGCATGCTCAGCGCGCAGGTGTACGACGTGATCGACGCGACGCGCCGGGCGCTGCGTGACGCCGGCGTGCAGACGCTGGAGGACGTGTGCGCGTCCCCGCCGTTGCTGGGCTTCTCCGGCGGGATGCGGGCCGCATCGGCGGAGCTCAAGCGTTTTCTGATGACGCACCTGTACCGCCACCCGCAGGTGATGGAGACGACCGGCCGCGCCCGGCGCGTGGTCGCGGACCTGTACCGGGCGTACTGCGGTGACCCCGCGTTGCTGCCCCCAGGGGCGCGGCGGGCGGGTCTGTCGCTGCGCCGGCAGGTGGCGGACTATATCGCCGGGATGACCGACCGCTACGCGATCCGCGAGCACGAGCGGCTGACCGGCGAGCGCCTGTTTGCCTGA
- the aroB gene encoding 3-dehydroquinate synthase: MDTAATGIETPHRANAAHATVPTADPTGIPAVRGAAPPGVLHTVTIDLGERSYPILIGPGLLDAPATWAGLPRASTAVIVTNETVGPLYAPRLRAALAPHYGRVLEVVLPDGEAHKDWPTLNRIFDALLAEACDRKTVLFALGGGVIGDMTGFAAACYMRGVPFVQVPTTLLAQVDSSVGGKTAINHPLGKNMIGAFYQPVRVVCDLDTLSTLPAREFSAGLAEVIKYGPIADPAFLGWIEAHIAALVAREPAAVALAVRRSCEIKAAVVGQDERESGLRAILNFGHTFGHAIEAGLGYGAWLHGEAVGCGMVMAATLSHRLGRVSAGYVERLTRLIAAAGLPTRAPVLASDNAARYLELMRVDKKAEGGAIRFVVVDEAGHATLQAVPDALVAEVIDACTA, encoded by the coding sequence ATGGACACTGCCGCTACCGGTATCGAAACCCCACACCGCGCGAACGCGGCGCACGCGACCGTCCCGACCGCCGATCCCACCGGCATACCGGCCGTCCGCGGCGCGGCGCCACCGGGTGTGTTGCACACGGTCACGATCGACCTGGGGGAGCGCAGCTACCCGATCCTGATCGGGCCGGGTCTGTTGGACGCTCCAGCGACGTGGGCCGGGCTGCCCCGGGCGTCGACGGCGGTCATCGTGACCAACGAGACCGTGGGGCCGCTCTATGCCCCGCGGCTGCGCGCGGCGCTCGCGCCCCACTACGGCCGGGTGCTGGAGGTGGTGCTCCCGGACGGCGAGGCGCACAAGGACTGGCCGACGCTGAACCGCATTTTCGATGCACTGCTGGCCGAGGCCTGCGACCGCAAGACGGTGCTGTTCGCATTGGGCGGCGGGGTGATCGGCGACATGACCGGGTTTGCCGCCGCGTGTTACATGCGCGGCGTGCCGTTCGTGCAGGTGCCGACGACGCTGCTGGCGCAGGTGGATTCCTCGGTCGGTGGCAAGACGGCGATCAACCACCCGCTGGGCAAGAACATGATCGGCGCGTTCTACCAGCCGGTGCGGGTGGTGTGCGACCTCGACACGCTCTCGACACTGCCTGCGCGCGAGTTCAGCGCCGGGCTGGCGGAGGTGATCAAGTACGGGCCGATCGCGGATCCCGCGTTTCTCGGCTGGATCGAGGCGCACATCGCGGCGCTGGTCGCCCGGGAGCCGGCAGCGGTCGCGCTGGCCGTGCGGCGCAGCTGCGAGATCAAGGCCGCGGTCGTGGGGCAGGACGAGCGCGAGTCCGGGTTGCGCGCGATCCTGAACTTCGGCCACACCTTCGGGCACGCGATCGAAGCGGGGCTGGGCTACGGCGCCTGGCTGCACGGCGAGGCGGTGGGCTGCGGCATGGTGATGGCGGCGACGCTGTCGCACCGGCTGGGGCGGGTGTCCGCCGGTTATGTGGAGCGCCTTACGCGCCTGATCGCGGCGGCGGGGCTGCCGACGCGCGCGCCGGTGCTGGCGTCCGACAACGCCGCGCGTTACCTCGAATTGATGCGCGTGGACAAGAAGGCCGAGGGCGGCGCGATCCGCTTCGTCGTGGTCGACGAGGCGGGGCACGCCACGCTGCAGGCGGTGCCGGACGCGCTGGTCGCCGAGGTCATCGACGCCTGCACGGCGTGA
- a CDS encoding transposase, with translation MARQPRLAVTGLPHLVLWQGHNRQPVFFDDDDRQAFLALLTDAAAREGAALHGYALLRDAVWLLLTPQRDGALPRLMQAVGRAYVRRFNQRHGRSGTLWEGRYRGTVVAPSELLAALVWLDGEPVRAGLAPAPEGWPWSSHRHYVGLAPQRGLQAPAVWWALGDTPFAREAAYRRRVHDGLPPAHAQRLRDAAVKGWPVGDAAFLAQLQAQTGRRTQPARPGRPRKSPSSDDSSVPK, from the coding sequence ATGGCGCGACAGCCGCGGCTGGCGGTGACGGGGTTGCCCCACCTGGTGTTGTGGCAGGGGCACAACCGGCAGCCAGTGTTCTTCGATGACGACGACCGGCAGGCCTTCCTGGCCCTGTTGACGGACGCTGCGGCGCGGGAGGGCGCTGCGCTGCACGGCTACGCGCTGCTGCGCGATGCAGTGTGGCTGTTGCTGACGCCGCAGCGTGACGGTGCGCTGCCGCGCCTGATGCAGGCGGTGGGGCGGGCGTACGTGCGGCGCTTCAACCAGCGCCACGGGCGCAGCGGCACGCTGTGGGAGGGGCGCTACCGCGGCACGGTGGTGGCGCCGTCGGAGCTGCTCGCGGCGCTGGTGTGGCTGGACGGGGAGCCGGTGCGCGCCGGGCTCGCGCCGGCGCCCGAGGGGTGGCCGTGGTCCAGCCACCGCCACTATGTGGGCCTTGCGCCGCAGCGTGGGCTGCAGGCACCGGCGGTGTGGTGGGCGCTGGGGGACACACCGTTCGCGCGCGAGGCGGCCTATCGCCGCCGGGTGCACGATGGCCTGCCGCCCGCCCACGCGCAGCGGCTGCGCGACGCGGCGGTCAAGGGCTGGCCGGTCGGCGATGCGGCGTTTCTGGCGCAGTTGCAGGCCCAGACCGGCCGCCGCACGCAACCGGCGCGGCCCGGCCGGCCCCGCAAATCCCCGTCATCCGACGATTCATCTGTCCCCAAATAA